A window from Drosophila nasuta strain 15112-1781.00 chromosome 3, ASM2355853v1, whole genome shotgun sequence encodes these proteins:
- the LOC132793615 gene encoding protein encore isoform X4, with product MSSTKSQVALATNIPTNLASASASATSTAAAAVVVVAAVASNNSTTSPATGAAAAAATSAAAPTAAAAATTTTTATAGQAVTSSTTAVATTATTVSTITTQTTASNNNNNNSNCSNSSSNEDTSSASNLGRQNSFGNRRGNMKGKHLTRSHAMRESTSPPRTPTPRAASEQQQQQQQQQHPSDAHEHNNNNNNNNNNSNAILNNNNSNTNTNSKAQSTGRGNSPLMETPAVIVTSQQQQQQQQQQQQQPLNVPLRDEQEFPKLSPPKKSGAGQHNRTNSNGSSGIEYNNNNNGSNGGNSNNNNGKKYVVDLKANGLDKHHNNNNNNSGSNNNSGAVLYNSGMNYKAAERHERHERHEMSSQNSNLSNSNHEEEQYHYERSAGGGGGKKHRANTNSKGSKPRLKNLTGSSSGSIDGGGSVGGGGGNGGAGPGGGASGVNNCNNNSQTLNSNNSSNNTSGFISRENSSEQYTDYGGTDLLTFFRDTLNKNPKDRNILLKIEKDLMEFVQDKSRGCEYRFPATSSYNRMLIHRTAAFFGMDHNVDSDTQQCVIVAVTKGTRIPEIRFKSLVRGDHRDDARKSILKRDTHSFDEVRQSPYLCPERVMLDRKAKSFEEREEDYDRARSRIFNRTAQQDGYGNEMPNDECYGGGGGGGGGGWHNAVEQQQQQQQQQPPRPKRPNGKMLQMQNSTESRDGGGMRSGGAVPKSHNFGNYGGPPSAGGPGGGNSLPRGDSTNSSKSGRGGFAKQDSTGSTSTPWRLSPSSSGSIYHYDPSNLPPNQALQHQSGNNGGSGGGGGGNYQSSGNYYRKSSPHQPPQQQQQQQQQQQQQQQSHQQTAQQQVYSNELSCSSTESYAEEVQSPGMECSEGYDNYTTDSQQQQQLQPSLDGKGDECDSLSSATGCLSITTSTSTKNYDRIEVQKYKNQATSPNIPACCAADKELEVVAQQQQQQQQQLQQEPEQETVVVSASGSSSNSSSNNSSSSNTSAPVELPQSQTPLPVVVPLAQNCDAQSLSPSSTPYSQCDVKTASQSQAQVAVEEPKTTTWSYAFHTTTTPNDAAPYCATTYQQGPDGSIYAVPQGMVYAAYPQPTVSNAASQPLFQLTSSSQPTQALFASQEGGELPGGTYMIPVFDPAQQQRESLIPAQAIYQTPAGPATAVMPMATATAYPTAQFAAAAPNGAPIYQAPWIYSSEPAGAQLQQLPMATYPTIGYPYHHYYPIPYYVPQQAVTAAPMVATAAAAQPGGPNGPAVGSSSQQVQAAQAAAAQLNLATASAAGPPTVAGGQQATNGHIVSSGSSGGYLGGARVKRTPGGGSIHYNPSYQAATAAGHAAAAAAAAAGHHPGAGSAQIISTPGAGGTTTYHALPTLTLAHGGAGANTDLNAAAAAAAAAAAAGAHVYALPAQHTAALIPTNIFPYATAAPGQPGAQQAGPHGAVLQQQQQAPPPAPHSAPHHALITAAPFYSAASMDATASQSAPSTPAAPGRQAPLFSTPPAPNGGGNGSGGVGSGLGSAAGYHSNSSTPHYYHSQSSNEGGYVTPYEKRNNLGGNNGGSGGGMGAPAPGRKPYHPGGYNPRHSVPLSGMPAGAKTPLLNSNNEPTPRASPSSVSLGGPGGHATSSSYHHAAHRGPPPAMGKRDMKPAQMPLISGPPPSYATSSSPAGQGGYEAKPPVRLNAGAASFRSQKSMNADYRRSVSQRNSPSANGAGNGNGNGNNSSSSHSHESSNNSPNSIAGGAGGGNNSGNSNNNSAANTPNANAPPPATNLGTQYIVVDHATGAAVNTSPPSLYLSGGNNAGGGGGGGGGNGAGPRASHIPAQLHHNAGAAAAAAAAAAAAGAGGQQAAAVLSGVAALGGYNPNAASGVYIKYGQTYFAHPSVTLPNNRRSPSNDIRPQMAQVTGMYPAAMMIQAPPRHPSRHPNPNYKGSRPR from the exons GGCAACATGAAGGGCAAACATCTCACACGCAGTCATGCCATGCGCGAGTCGACATCGCCGCCACGCACGCCAACGCCTCGAGCTGCCTccgagcaacagcaacagcagcagcaacagcaacaccccAGCGATGCCCacgaacacaacaacaataataacaacaacaacaacaacagcaatgccatactaaataataataatagcaatacAAATACCAATAGCAAAGCACAATCAACTGGACGCGGCAATTCGCCGCTCATGGAAACGCCTGCTGTGATTGTTACtagtcaacagcagcagcagcaacaacagcaacagcagcagcagccgttgAATGTGCCGCTGCGAGATGAGCAAGAGTTTCCCAAGTTGTCGCCGCCAAAGAAATCTGGAGCTGGTCAACATAATCGCACCAATAGCAACGGCAGCTCTGGCATcgaatacaacaacaacaacaacggcagcaacggtggcaacagcaacaacaacaatggcaaaaaatATGTGGTGGATCTAAAAGCCAATGGACTCGACAAgcatcacaacaacaacaacaacaacagtggcagcaacaacaactctggTGCAGTGCTCTACAACTCGGGCATGAATTACAAGGCAGCTGAGCGACATGAACGCCACGAACGTCACGAGATGTCCAGCCAGAATAGCAAtctcagcaacagcaaccacgaAGAGGAGCAGTATCACTATGAGCGTTCagctggcggtggcggtggcaaaAAGCATCGTGCCAACACCAATTCCAAGGGCTCTAAGCCACGCTTGAAGAATCTTACCGGCAGCTCTTCGGGCAGCATTGATGGCGGCGGAAGtgttggcggtggcggtggcaatgGTGGTGCTGGTCCTGGTGGCGGTGCTTCGGGCGTTaataattgcaacaacaattcacAGACGCTCAACTCGAACAATTCGAGCAACAACACATCGGGCTTTATATCGCGCG AGAACTCGAGCGAACAGTACACGGATTATGGTGGCACCGATCTGTTGACATTCTTTCGCGATACGCTCAACAAGAATCCCAAGGATCGCAATATACTGTTGAAAATCGAAAAGGATTTGATGGAGTTTGTCCAGGATAAAAG TCGTGGCTGTGAGTATCGATTTCCGGCAACCTCCTCGTACAATCGCATGCTCATACATCGCACGGCTGCCTTCTTTGGCATGGATCACAATGTGGACTCGGATACGCAGCAGTGCGTCATTGTGGCCGTAACCAAGGGCACTCGCATACCAgag ATTCGCTTCAAATCGCTGGTGCGTGGCGACCATCGTGATGATGCACGCAAGTCAATTCTGAAGCGAGATACGCATAGCTTCGACGAGGTGCGTCAGTCGCCATATCTTTGCCCGGAACGTGTGATGCTCGATCGCAAGGCCAAGAGCTTTGAGGAGCGCGAAGAGGATTATGATCGTGCGCGTAGTCGCATCTTCAATCGCACCGCACAACAGGATGGCTATGGCAACGAGATGCCCAATGATGAGTGCTATGGCGGTggaggtggcggtggcggtggtggctGGCACAATGCAgtcgaacagcagcagcaacagcagcaacaacaaccgcccAGGCCCAAGCGACCCAAtggcaaaatgttgcaaatgcAGAAT TCCACAGAGTCTCGCGATGGCGGCGGCATGCGTTCAGGTGGCGCTGTGCCCAAGTCCCACAACTTTGGCAACTACGGTGGACCTCCAAGTGCAGGCGGACCTGGTGGCGGCAACTCCTTGCCTCGTGGCGATTCCACCAACTCCAGCAAGAGTGGACGTGGCGGCTTTGCCAAGCAGGACTCAACTGGCAGCACCAGCACACCTTGGCGTCTGTCGCCCTCGAGCAGCGG CTCCATTTACCACTACGACCCGTCCAACTTGCCGCCCAACCAGGCGCTGCAACATCAATCGGGCAACAATGGAGGAAGCggaggtggtggtggtggcaacTATCAGTCAAGTGGCAACTACTATCGTAAATCCTCGCCGCATCaaccgccgcagcagcagcaacaacaacaacagcagcagcagcaacaacagcaatcgcaTCAGCAGACAGCACAGCAACAAGTCTACAGCAATGAGTTGTCCTGCAGCTCAACGGAGAGCTATGCCGAGGAGGTGCAATCACCGGGCATGGAATGCTCCGAAGGCTATGACAACTACACCACAGactcacagcagcagcaacagttgcagccgTCACTCGATGGCAAGGGCGATGAATGTGATAGCCTGTCCAGTGCCACCGGCTGCCTGAGCATTACGACCTCGACCTCCACCAAGAACTACGATCGCATTGAGGTGCAAAAGTATAAGAATCAGGCAACCAGTCCCAATATACCCGCCTGTTGTGCTGCCGACAAGGAGCTCGAAGTggttgcacaacaacaacagcagcagcagcagcaattgcaacaggAACCGGAGCAAGAGACTGTTGTGGTATCAgccagtggcagcagcagcaacagcagcagcaacaacagcagcagcagcaacacctcAGCACCAGTTGAGCTGCCTCAGAGTCAGACACCGTTGCCGGTGGTTGTGCCGCTGGCGCAGAATTGTGATGCCCAATCGCTGTCGCCCAGCAGCACGCCCTACAGTCAGTGCGATGTGAAGACCGCCAGCCAGAGCCAAGCTCAGGTTGCGGTCGAGGAGCCCAAGACAACCACCTGGTCGTATGCGTTCCATACCACAACTACGCCCAATGACGCTGCGCCCTACTGCGCCACCACATATCAGCAAGGA CCCGATGGCAGCATCTATGCTGTGCCACAGGGCATGGTGTATGCGGCGTATCCACAGCCAACGGTGAGCAACGCCGCCTCGCAGCCGCTCTTCCAGCTGACGAGCAGCAGCCAGCCAACGCAAGCGCTCTTTGCCTCCCAAGAGGGCGGCGAACTGCCCGGCGGCACCTACATGATACCTGTCTTCGATCCGGCCCAGCAGCAGCGCGAAAGCTTAATACCCGCCCAGGCCATCTATCAGACGCCCGCTGGTCCAGCCACAGCTGTGATGCCGAtggccaccgccaccgcctaTCCGACGGCCCAGTTTGCCGCTGCTGCACCAAATGGTGCGCCTATCTATCAGGCGCCATGGATATACTCGAGTGAACCGGCTGGGGCACAGCTGCAACAACTGCCGATGGCCACATATCCAACGATTGGCTATCCgtatcatcattattatccCATACCCTACTATGTACCGCAACAGGCGGTCACTGCGGCGCCGATGGTGGCCACAGCAGCGGCCGCTCAACCCGGCGGACCAAATGGTCCCGCCGTCGGTTCGTCATCGCAGCAGGTTCAGGCCGCTCAGGCGGCGGCCGCACAGCTGAATCTCGCAACTGCCTCAGCGGCTGGACCGCCAACGGTAGCTGGCGGCCAGCAGGCCACCAATGGCCACATTGTCAGCAGCGGCTCCAGTGGCGGCTATTTGGGTGGCGCACGCGTTAAACGCACACCCGGCGGCGGCTCAATACACTATAATCCCAGCTACCAGGCCGCGACGGCAGCCGGACATGCTGCGgctgcagcggcggcggcagctggACATCATCCGGGCGCTGGATCGGCGCAGATCATTAGCACACCCGGTGCTGGGGGCACAACGACATATCATGCGCTGCCCACGCTAACGCTGGCGCATGGCGGCGCGGGGGCCAACACAGATCTCAATGcggccgccgctgccgctgcagcggctgcagcAGCCGGTGCTCACGTCTATGCGCTGCCCGCCCAGCATACCGCAGCGCTGATACCGACCAACATCTTCCCCTATGCGACGGCGGCGCCGGGCCAGCCGGGCGCCCAGCAGGCGGGACCACATGGCGCtgtgctgcagcagcagcaacaggcgcCGCCACCAGCTCCCCACTCGGCGCCGCATCATGCGCTCATCACAGCGGCGCCCTTCTATTCGGCGGCCAGCATGGATGCCACCGCCTCACAGTCGGCCCCCAGCACGCCAGCCGCACCCGGACGTCAGGCGCCGCTCTTCAGCACACCTCCAGCGCCCAATGGAGGTGGCAATGGCAGCGGTGGCGTTGGTTCTGGCTTGGGTTCGGCTGCCGGCTATCACAGCAACAGCTCGACACCGCATTACTATCACAGCCAGAGCAGCAACGAGGGCGGCTATGTGACGCCCTACGAGAAGCGCAACAACCTCGGCGGCAACAACGGCGGCAGTGGCGGGGGCATGGGTGCTCCAGCTCCCGGTCGCAAACCGTATCATCCCGGTGGCTACAATCCACGGCACTCGGTGCCGCTGAGCGGCATGCCTGCGGGCGCCAAGACGCCGCTGCTGAACTCCAACAATGAGCCAACGCCACGCGCCTCGCCCAGCAGCGTCAGCTTGGGCGGACCTGGTGGCCATGCGACGTCGTCGAGCTACCATCATGCTGCGCATCGTGGACCGCCACCGGCTATGGGCAAGCGTGACATGAAGCCTGCCCAGATGCCGCTGATCAGCGGTCCACCGCCCAGCTATGCCACATCGAGCAGTCCCGCGGGTCAAGGTGGCTACGAGGCAAAGCCTCCGGTGCGCCTTAATGCTGGCGCTGCCAGTTTTCGCAGCCAGAAATCGATGAATGCCGACTATCGACGCAGCGTCTCGCAGCGCAATTCGCCTAGCGCCAATGGGGCGGGCAATGGCAACGGgaatggcaacaacagcagcagcagccatagccatgagagcagcaacaattcGCCCAACAGTATTGCAGGTGGTGCAggcggtggcaacaacagcggcaacagcaacaacaacagtgcaGCCAACACACCGAATGCCAATGCACCTCCTCCGGCCACCAATCTGGGCACCCAATACATTGTCGTCGATCATGCAACGGGCGCCGCTGTGAACACCTCGCCACCATCGCTGTATTTGAGCGGTGGCAACAATGCCGGCGGCggaggtggcggtggcggcggcaacGGTGCCGGACCGCGCGCCTCGCACATTCCAGCCCAGCTGCATCACAATGCCGgtgcagcagccgcagcggcggcagcagcagcagcagccggtGCTGGTGGCCAACAGGCGGCCGCAGTGCTCAGCGGAGTTGCCGCTTTGGGTGGCTACAATCCCAATGCCGCATCCGGTGTATACATCAAGTATGGCCAGACATACTTTGCGCAT CCATCGGTGACCTTGCCCAACAATCGACGTTCGCCCTCGAACGACATTCGGCCACAGATGGCTCAGGTTACCGGCATGTATCCCGCCGCAATGATGATACAAG CACCTCCACGTCATCCAAGTCGTCATCCGAATCCGAACTACAAAGGATCGCGTCCGCGGTAA
- the LOC132793615 gene encoding protein encore isoform X2 gives MSSTKSQVALATNIPTNLASASASATSTAAAAVVVVAAVASNNSTTSPATGAAAAAATSAAAPTAAAAATTTTTATAGQAVTSSTTAVATTATTVSTITTQTTASNNNNNNSNCSNSSSNEDTSSASNLGRQNSFGNRRGNMKGKHLTRSHAMRESTSPPRTPTPRAASEQQQQQQQQQHPSDAHEHNNNNNNNNNNSNAILNNNNSNTNTNSKAQSTGRGNSPLMETPAVIVTSQQQQQQQQQQQQQPLNVPLRDEQEFPKLSPPKKSGAGQHNRTNSNGSSGIEYNNNNNGSNGGNSNNNNGKKYVVDLKANGLDKHHNNNNNNSGSNNNSGAVLYNSGMNYKAAERHERHERHEMSSQNSNLSNSNHEEEQYHYERSAGGGGGKKHRANTNSKGSKPRLKNLTGSSSGSIDGGGSVGGGGGNGGAGPGGGASGVNNCNNNSQTLNSNNSSNNTSGFISRENSSEQYTDYGGTDLLTFFRDTLNKNPKDRNILLKIEKDLMEFVQDKSRGCEYRFPATSSYNRMLIHRTAAFFGMDHNVDSDTQQCVIVAVTKGTRIPEIRFKSLVRGDHRDDARKSILKRDTHSFDEVRQSPYLCPERVMLDRKAKSFEEREEDYDRARSRIFNRTAQQDGYGNEMPNDECYGGGGGGGGGGWHNAVEQQQQQQQQQPPRPKRPNGKMLQMQNSTESRDGGGMRSGGAVPKSHNFGNYGGPPSAGGPGGGNSLPRGDSTNSSKSGRGGFAKQDSTGSTSTPWRLSPSSSGYKTRTQSVRSDSVTPSPTGYGSDRQTPEFSQQPSVQAQSSSSSSSNRGMAYLQQQQAAAAAATPIATAATTTTTSASNAPESASASGLVWAVTDISSVPIGSVLIDPQTLQPILNPDGSIYHYDPSNLPPNQALQHQSGNNGGSGGGGGGNYQSSGNYYRKSSPHQPPQQQQQQQQQQQQQQQSHQQTAQQQVYSNELSCSSTESYAEEVQSPGMECSEGYDNYTTDSQQQQQLQPSLDGKGDECDSLSSATGCLSITTSTSTKNYDRIEVQKYKNQATSPNIPACCAADKELEVVAQQQQQQQQQLQQEPEQETVVVSASGSSSNSSSNNSSSSNTSAPVELPQSQTPLPVVVPLAQNCDAQSLSPSSTPYSQCDVKTASQSQAQVAVEEPKTTTWSYAFHTTTTPNDAAPYCATTYQQGPDGSIYAVPQGMVYAAYPQPTVSNAASQPLFQLTSSSQPTQALFASQEGGELPGGTYMIPVFDPAQQQRESLIPAQAIYQTPAGPATAVMPMATATAYPTAQFAAAAPNGAPIYQAPWIYSSEPAGAQLQQLPMATYPTIGYPYHHYYPIPYYVPQQAVTAAPMVATAAAAQPGGPNGPAVGSSSQQVQAAQAAAAQLNLATASAAGPPTVAGGQQATNGHIVSSGSSGGYLGGARVKRTPGGGSIHYNPSYQAATAAGHAAAAAAAAAGHHPGAGSAQIISTPGAGGTTTYHALPTLTLAHGGAGANTDLNAAAAAAAAAAAAGAHVYALPAQHTAALIPTNIFPYATAAPGQPGAQQAGPHGAVLQQQQQAPPPAPHSAPHHALITAAPFYSAASMDATASQSAPSTPAAPGRQAPLFSTPPAPNGGGNGSGGVGSGLGSAAGYHSNSSTPHYYHSQSSNEGGYVTPYEKRNNLGGNNGGSGGGMGAPAPGRKPYHPGGYNPRHSVPLSGMPAGAKTPLLNSNNEPTPRASPSSVSLGGPGGHATSSSYHHAAHRGPPPAMGKRDMKPAQMPLISGPPPSYATSSSPAGQGGYEAKPPVRLNAGAASFRSQKSMNADYRRSVSQRNSPSANGAGNGNGNGNNSSSSHSHESSNNSPNSIAGGAGGGNNSGNSNNNSAANTPNANAPPPATNLGTQYIVVDHATGAAVNTSPPSLYLSGGNNAGGGGGGGGGNGAGPRASHIPAQLHHNAGAAAAAAAAAAAAGAGGQQAAAVLSGVAALGGYNPNAASGVYIKYGQTYFAHPSVTLPNNRRSPSNDIRPQMAQVTGMYPAAMMIQAPPRHPSRHPNPNYKGSRPR, from the exons GGCAACATGAAGGGCAAACATCTCACACGCAGTCATGCCATGCGCGAGTCGACATCGCCGCCACGCACGCCAACGCCTCGAGCTGCCTccgagcaacagcaacagcagcagcaacagcaacaccccAGCGATGCCCacgaacacaacaacaataataacaacaacaacaacaacagcaatgccatactaaataataataatagcaatacAAATACCAATAGCAAAGCACAATCAACTGGACGCGGCAATTCGCCGCTCATGGAAACGCCTGCTGTGATTGTTACtagtcaacagcagcagcagcaacaacagcaacagcagcagcagccgttgAATGTGCCGCTGCGAGATGAGCAAGAGTTTCCCAAGTTGTCGCCGCCAAAGAAATCTGGAGCTGGTCAACATAATCGCACCAATAGCAACGGCAGCTCTGGCATcgaatacaacaacaacaacaacggcagcaacggtggcaacagcaacaacaacaatggcaaaaaatATGTGGTGGATCTAAAAGCCAATGGACTCGACAAgcatcacaacaacaacaacaacaacagtggcagcaacaacaactctggTGCAGTGCTCTACAACTCGGGCATGAATTACAAGGCAGCTGAGCGACATGAACGCCACGAACGTCACGAGATGTCCAGCCAGAATAGCAAtctcagcaacagcaaccacgaAGAGGAGCAGTATCACTATGAGCGTTCagctggcggtggcggtggcaaaAAGCATCGTGCCAACACCAATTCCAAGGGCTCTAAGCCACGCTTGAAGAATCTTACCGGCAGCTCTTCGGGCAGCATTGATGGCGGCGGAAGtgttggcggtggcggtggcaatgGTGGTGCTGGTCCTGGTGGCGGTGCTTCGGGCGTTaataattgcaacaacaattcacAGACGCTCAACTCGAACAATTCGAGCAACAACACATCGGGCTTTATATCGCGCG AGAACTCGAGCGAACAGTACACGGATTATGGTGGCACCGATCTGTTGACATTCTTTCGCGATACGCTCAACAAGAATCCCAAGGATCGCAATATACTGTTGAAAATCGAAAAGGATTTGATGGAGTTTGTCCAGGATAAAAG TCGTGGCTGTGAGTATCGATTTCCGGCAACCTCCTCGTACAATCGCATGCTCATACATCGCACGGCTGCCTTCTTTGGCATGGATCACAATGTGGACTCGGATACGCAGCAGTGCGTCATTGTGGCCGTAACCAAGGGCACTCGCATACCAgag ATTCGCTTCAAATCGCTGGTGCGTGGCGACCATCGTGATGATGCACGCAAGTCAATTCTGAAGCGAGATACGCATAGCTTCGACGAGGTGCGTCAGTCGCCATATCTTTGCCCGGAACGTGTGATGCTCGATCGCAAGGCCAAGAGCTTTGAGGAGCGCGAAGAGGATTATGATCGTGCGCGTAGTCGCATCTTCAATCGCACCGCACAACAGGATGGCTATGGCAACGAGATGCCCAATGATGAGTGCTATGGCGGTggaggtggcggtggcggtggtggctGGCACAATGCAgtcgaacagcagcagcaacagcagcaacaacaaccgcccAGGCCCAAGCGACCCAAtggcaaaatgttgcaaatgcAGAAT TCCACAGAGTCTCGCGATGGCGGCGGCATGCGTTCAGGTGGCGCTGTGCCCAAGTCCCACAACTTTGGCAACTACGGTGGACCTCCAAGTGCAGGCGGACCTGGTGGCGGCAACTCCTTGCCTCGTGGCGATTCCACCAACTCCAGCAAGAGTGGACGTGGCGGCTTTGCCAAGCAGGACTCAACTGGCAGCACCAGCACACCTTGGCGTCTGTCGCCCTCGAGCAGCGG CTACAAGACACGCACACAATCCGTGCGCTCCGATTCCGTAACGCCATCGCCCACGGGCTACGGCAGCGACAGGCAGACGCCGGAGTTCAGCCAGCAGCCTTCGGTGCAGGctcagtcgtcgtcgtcgtcttcttctAACCGGGGAATGGCTTatctgcagcaacagcaggcagcagcagcggcggcaacaCCAAttgcaacggcagcaacaacgacaacaacatcagcgTCCAATGCCCCAGAGTCGGCATCAGCATCGGGACTCGTCTGGGCCGTTACAGACATTTCGAGTGTGCCAATTGGCAGCGTCCTCATTGATCCGCAAACCCTCCAACCAATTCTCAATCCAGACGG CTCCATTTACCACTACGACCCGTCCAACTTGCCGCCCAACCAGGCGCTGCAACATCAATCGGGCAACAATGGAGGAAGCggaggtggtggtggtggcaacTATCAGTCAAGTGGCAACTACTATCGTAAATCCTCGCCGCATCaaccgccgcagcagcagcaacaacaacaacagcagcagcagcaacaacagcaatcgcaTCAGCAGACAGCACAGCAACAAGTCTACAGCAATGAGTTGTCCTGCAGCTCAACGGAGAGCTATGCCGAGGAGGTGCAATCACCGGGCATGGAATGCTCCGAAGGCTATGACAACTACACCACAGactcacagcagcagcaacagttgcagccgTCACTCGATGGCAAGGGCGATGAATGTGATAGCCTGTCCAGTGCCACCGGCTGCCTGAGCATTACGACCTCGACCTCCACCAAGAACTACGATCGCATTGAGGTGCAAAAGTATAAGAATCAGGCAACCAGTCCCAATATACCCGCCTGTTGTGCTGCCGACAAGGAGCTCGAAGTggttgcacaacaacaacagcagcagcagcagcaattgcaacaggAACCGGAGCAAGAGACTGTTGTGGTATCAgccagtggcagcagcagcaacagcagcagcaacaacagcagcagcagcaacacctcAGCACCAGTTGAGCTGCCTCAGAGTCAGACACCGTTGCCGGTGGTTGTGCCGCTGGCGCAGAATTGTGATGCCCAATCGCTGTCGCCCAGCAGCACGCCCTACAGTCAGTGCGATGTGAAGACCGCCAGCCAGAGCCAAGCTCAGGTTGCGGTCGAGGAGCCCAAGACAACCACCTGGTCGTATGCGTTCCATACCACAACTACGCCCAATGACGCTGCGCCCTACTGCGCCACCACATATCAGCAAGGA CCCGATGGCAGCATCTATGCTGTGCCACAGGGCATGGTGTATGCGGCGTATCCACAGCCAACGGTGAGCAACGCCGCCTCGCAGCCGCTCTTCCAGCTGACGAGCAGCAGCCAGCCAACGCAAGCGCTCTTTGCCTCCCAAGAGGGCGGCGAACTGCCCGGCGGCACCTACATGATACCTGTCTTCGATCCGGCCCAGCAGCAGCGCGAAAGCTTAATACCCGCCCAGGCCATCTATCAGACGCCCGCTGGTCCAGCCACAGCTGTGATGCCGAtggccaccgccaccgcctaTCCGACGGCCCAGTTTGCCGCTGCTGCACCAAATGGTGCGCCTATCTATCAGGCGCCATGGATATACTCGAGTGAACCGGCTGGGGCACAGCTGCAACAACTGCCGATGGCCACATATCCAACGATTGGCTATCCgtatcatcattattatccCATACCCTACTATGTACCGCAACAGGCGGTCACTGCGGCGCCGATGGTGGCCACAGCAGCGGCCGCTCAACCCGGCGGACCAAATGGTCCCGCCGTCGGTTCGTCATCGCAGCAGGTTCAGGCCGCTCAGGCGGCGGCCGCACAGCTGAATCTCGCAACTGCCTCAGCGGCTGGACCGCCAACGGTAGCTGGCGGCCAGCAGGCCACCAATGGCCACATTGTCAGCAGCGGCTCCAGTGGCGGCTATTTGGGTGGCGCACGCGTTAAACGCACACCCGGCGGCGGCTCAATACACTATAATCCCAGCTACCAGGCCGCGACGGCAGCCGGACATGCTGCGgctgcagcggcggcggcagctggACATCATCCGGGCGCTGGATCGGCGCAGATCATTAGCACACCCGGTGCTGGGGGCACAACGACATATCATGCGCTGCCCACGCTAACGCTGGCGCATGGCGGCGCGGGGGCCAACACAGATCTCAATGcggccgccgctgccgctgcagcggctgcagcAGCCGGTGCTCACGTCTATGCGCTGCCCGCCCAGCATACCGCAGCGCTGATACCGACCAACATCTTCCCCTATGCGACGGCGGCGCCGGGCCAGCCGGGCGCCCAGCAGGCGGGACCACATGGCGCtgtgctgcagcagcagcaacaggcgcCGCCACCAGCTCCCCACTCGGCGCCGCATCATGCGCTCATCACAGCGGCGCCCTTCTATTCGGCGGCCAGCATGGATGCCACCGCCTCACAGTCGGCCCCCAGCACGCCAGCCGCACCCGGACGTCAGGCGCCGCTCTTCAGCACACCTCCAGCGCCCAATGGAGGTGGCAATGGCAGCGGTGGCGTTGGTTCTGGCTTGGGTTCGGCTGCCGGCTATCACAGCAACAGCTCGACACCGCATTACTATCACAGCCAGAGCAGCAACGAGGGCGGCTATGTGACGCCCTACGAGAAGCGCAACAACCTCGGCGGCAACAACGGCGGCAGTGGCGGGGGCATGGGTGCTCCAGCTCCCGGTCGCAAACCGTATCATCCCGGTGGCTACAATCCACGGCACTCGGTGCCGCTGAGCGGCATGCCTGCGGGCGCCAAGACGCCGCTGCTGAACTCCAACAATGAGCCAACGCCACGCGCCTCGCCCAGCAGCGTCAGCTTGGGCGGACCTGGTGGCCATGCGACGTCGTCGAGCTACCATCATGCTGCGCATCGTGGACCGCCACCGGCTATGGGCAAGCGTGACATGAAGCCTGCCCAGATGCCGCTGATCAGCGGTCCACCGCCCAGCTATGCCACATCGAGCAGTCCCGCGGGTCAAGGTGGCTACGAGGCAAAGCCTCCGGTGCGCCTTAATGCTGGCGCTGCCAGTTTTCGCAGCCAGAAATCGATGAATGCCGACTATCGACGCAGCGTCTCGCAGCGCAATTCGCCTAGCGCCAATGGGGCGGGCAATGGCAACGGgaatggcaacaacagcagcagcagccatagccatgagagcagcaacaattcGCCCAACAGTATTGCAGGTGGTGCAggcggtggcaacaacagcggcaacagcaacaacaacagtgcaGCCAACACACCGAATGCCAATGCACCTCCTCCGGCCACCAATCTGGGCACCCAATACATTGTCGTCGATCATGCAACGGGCGCCGCTGTGAACACCTCGCCACCATCGCTGTATTTGAGCGGTGGCAACAATGCCGGCGGCggaggtggcggtggcggcggcaacGGTGCCGGACCGCGCGCCTCGCACATTCCAGCCCAGCTGCATCACAATGCCGgtgcagcagccgcagcggcggcagcagcagcagcagccggtGCTGGTGGCCAACAGGCGGCCGCAGTGCTCAGCGGAGTTGCCGCTTTGGGTGGCTACAATCCCAATGCCGCATCCGGTGTATACATCAAGTATGGCCAGACATACTTTGCGCAT CCATCGGTGACCTTGCCCAACAATCGACGTTCGCCCTCGAACGACATTCGGCCACAGATGGCTCAGGTTACCGGCATGTATCCCGCCGCAATGATGATACAAG CACCTCCACGTCATCCAAGTCGTCATCCGAATCCGAACTACAAAGGATCGCGTCCGCGGTAA